A single genomic interval of Rhododendron vialii isolate Sample 1 chromosome 3a, ASM3025357v1 harbors:
- the LOC131319551 gene encoding small ribosomal subunit protein uS5x-like isoform X2 translates to MAERGGGGDRGGFGRGFGDRGGRGGRGGDRGGRGGRRRAPRRDEEEKWVPVTKLGRLVKDGKIRSLEQIYLHSLPIKEHQIIDTLVGPTLKDEVMKIMPVQKQTRAGQRTRFKAFVVVGDGNGHVGLGVKCSKEVATAIRGAIILAKLSVVPVRRGYWGNKIGKPHTVPCKVTGKCGSVTVRMVPAPRGAGIVAARVPKKVLQFAGIEDVFTSSRGSTKTLGNFVKVWFFC, encoded by the coding sequence ATGGCTgagagagggggaggaggagaCCGCGGGGGTTTCGGCCGAGGCTTCGGCGACCGCGGCGGCAGGGGCGGCCGAGGCGGAGACCgcggaggacgaggcggccgcCGCCGCGCCCCCCGCCGCGACGAGGAAGAGAAATGGGTCCCCGTCACAAAGCTCGGCCGCCTCGTCAAGGACGGGAAGATCCGCTCCTTGGAACAAATCTACCTCCACTCCCTCCCCATCAAAGAGCACCAGATCATCGACACCCTCGTGGGTCCCACCTTAAAAGACGAGGTCATGAAGATCATGCCGGTCCAGAAACAGACCCGGGCCGGCCAGAGAACCCGGTTCAAGGCCTTCGTGGTGGTGGGCGACGGAAACGGCCACGTGGGTTTAGGGGTCAAGTGCTCTAAGGAGGTGGCGACGGCGATACGTGGCGCGATTATACTGGCGAAGCTGTCGGTGGTGCCGGTGAGGAGAGGCTACTGGGGGAACAAGATTGGGAAGCCTCATACGGTGCCGTGTAAGGTGACGGGGAAGTGCGGGTCGGTGACGGTGAGGATGGTGCCGGCGCCGCGGGGCGCCGGGATAGTGGCGGCTAGGGTGCCCAAGAAGGTGCTGCAGTTTGCTGGGATTGAGGACGTTTTTACTTCCTCTCGTGGGTCCACCAAGACTCTTGGAAATTTCGTCAAGGTTTGGTTTTTTTGCTAG
- the LOC131319551 gene encoding small ribosomal subunit protein uS5w-like isoform X1, producing MAERGGGGDRGGFGRGFGDRGGRGGRGGDRGGRGGRRRAPRRDEEEKWVPVTKLGRLVKDGKIRSLEQIYLHSLPIKEHQIIDTLVGPTLKDEVMKIMPVQKQTRAGQRTRFKAFVVVGDGNGHVGLGVKCSKEVATAIRGAIILAKLSVVPVRRGYWGNKIGKPHTVPCKVTGKCGSVTVRMVPAPRGAGIVAARVPKKVLQFAGIEDVFTSSRGSTKTLGNFVKATFDCLMKTYGFLTPDLWTETRFTKSPYQEYTDLLFAKPTAKVTLIEEASERVDV from the exons ATGGCTgagagagggggaggaggagaCCGCGGGGGTTTCGGCCGAGGCTTCGGCGACCGCGGCGGCAGGGGCGGCCGAGGCGGAGACCgcggaggacgaggcggccgcCGCCGCGCCCCCCGCCGCGACGAGGAAGAGAAATGGGTCCCCGTCACAAAGCTCGGCCGCCTCGTCAAGGACGGGAAGATCCGCTCCTTGGAACAAATCTACCTCCACTCCCTCCCCATCAAAGAGCACCAGATCATCGACACCCTCGTGGGTCCCACCTTAAAAGACGAGGTCATGAAGATCATGCCGGTCCAGAAACAGACCCGGGCCGGCCAGAGAACCCGGTTCAAGGCCTTCGTGGTGGTGGGCGACGGAAACGGCCACGTGGGTTTAGGGGTCAAGTGCTCTAAGGAGGTGGCGACGGCGATACGTGGCGCGATTATACTGGCGAAGCTGTCGGTGGTGCCGGTGAGGAGAGGCTACTGGGGGAACAAGATTGGGAAGCCTCATACGGTGCCGTGTAAGGTGACGGGGAAGTGCGGGTCGGTGACGGTGAGGATGGTGCCGGCGCCGCGGGGCGCCGGGATAGTGGCGGCTAGGGTGCCCAAGAAGGTGCTGCAGTTTGCTGGGATTGAGGACGTTTTTACTTCCTCTCGTGGGTCCACCAAGACTCTTGGAAATTTCGTCAAG GCTACTTTTGATTGTCTGATGAAGACGTATGGCTTCCTTACCCCCGACTTGTGGACGGAGACACGGTTTACAAAATCTCCATACCAAGAATATACTGATCTGTTGTTCGCAAAGCCCACGGCCAAGGTGACACTTATTGAAGAAGCTTCGGAGAGGGTTGATGTTTAA